The genomic stretch TTATACATAAATCACAAATGCTATATTTTCTTGCCACATATTATTCAGAGAATCTGTAATCAATTTTTGTCATAATGGTTTAATGAAATATAGATTCTCtttcttaaatgggttttttaaaAAGCTGTTTTTCTCTGTTGCTGTTTGCAACTATTATTTGTGACTTCTGCGCAACATGTTAATGTGGATGAAGTTCTAAAAGTAATTTTACTTAATGCTATAAACATAATGGTCAGAAATGTGGTCTCTGTAACTAGTGTTTCAGAAGGAAACTAATGGTATTCACAACTTTCCACACTAGTAGCTGCTGGACATAATAAATGATGTCATTGCATccatctgttacgtaccccgtaagtgggtcacttaccagcaaagatagagaggtccgttgaagtctgatggtactatttttaacagtatttattagtaaagattcacaaaaataatatcaatgcaaacatacagataatatacgttgtcaatactaaatctaaaggtgcgggtataataataatcaataagaaataagctctatcgttgtctaggggataatgaattgtccgatggaaatataaagttcactgcagttccacaagctgccgtctcttggttgtcgctgtgttgcactttgttggagagagagagaaataggaatagaatgggaacagttaccctgcgggttttccaacctttatgagttcgatccgtcgaagtctcgttgggggtagccgttcacttgtggcctctcctttagctaaagccgttcttccacggtgaggccgccaatcccaggcaagggaaggacgcacatgagccccccaccggctgtcgccattaaacgctgtcacaggatttctagcgtgtcttctggtgcgtctgaggggctgttcccacagaccctctttttatcctgactcacagggtctcagatgtgaatcaggttgggatgaggcaatccctccaccaacctccccctcgtttcattgcctggggcgtcgatgcatcgtacaggatgcaatacacaagtccgtctccaagagacaatagtcggcatcaatgggtccgcctctcggaggccaagacacattccaacgacttgtggattctgcatgtctttctctcattttctgggtctcctgaatggactcaatagtgatcttgcgattctcacaaaggagggggctacccccgcacccttcggccccgcagagctgtggtacattcataacacatcACTTTGCTCAATCACTGAATTCCACATGGTCAGAAACAGCAAGGAACCTCACATGCCATTCACTTTAAAGGGGGTGATTCCACCTGAAGTAGTGGGAAGTTAAGTGTATTAAAAGTACAATGCAAGACAGAAAATTCCAAActgttcagaaatcggatggtggaGGAGATGAAGCTAACCTGAATCATGGTGTGTGTGGCTTCAGCCTCCTGCACCTTTACCCCCAATATtattaatgagaagaaggcatgttctggatgatgaaggtccttagcaatggatgttgccttcttgagacaccacctcctgaagatgtcctcaatggtgggagggttgtgtctgtaaTAGATATGGCTGAGTCCATAACCTTCTACGTCtttttgtgatcctgtgcattggagcctccatatcagTCTGTGATAGAGCAGTCAGATGCTCTATATTGTACATCAGTAGGAATTTAtgaaagtctttggtgacatatcaaatctcctcacactCATGATGGTGagcactggcatgccttcttctgaTGGCATCAATATGTTGCGCATTTTTGTAATGTGTTACATATCAACGTGATCCCTTGAGATGCGGACACCCAGTTTTTGAAGCATGATGGTCAgtgttgaggggatgatggtattgaatgctgggtTGTAAACAATAAACTGATGCTTGTTTGGTAGCTGTCTACATGCTCCAAAGCAGAGTGTAGAACCAGCGAGGATGAAGATGTTGTCGAAATGTTATGGTGGTGgctgaattgcagtgggtccagaccAGATCCTTGCTCAGCCAGGCATTAATTCTAGTCACAACCaacctcttgaagcacttcattatGTTAGATATGAGCTCTACCAGTCATTGAAAAAGCTCACCCTCCTCTTCTTGAGCTTTGTTATGGTCAATAACCTCAGaattgagaggttgaagatgcAAACATTCCGgccagttggctggcacaggttttcagtacctaGCCAAGTACACCATCAGAGCCTGATGCcttgttcaccctcttgaaaggtgTTTTGACATTTATGTTTTGTTGAATTGACTTTTGTGTTTAACTTTTTTTTACTATTAACTTTTAGCTATATTTTCAATAGTTTTGAACATCTGTAGATGCAAGACAGATTTTTAAACTTTAAGAACAAAACCTTTACAAGGTTTGATACCAAGAAGGTGGTCTGCCTTTAGCTTTGCTTTCTGTCAaagcatgtttggcacagcttagTTCATACTGATCAGCAAGTCTGGGCCTCCACTTTGAGACCAGATCAAtaaaggcaggcaggcagagatTTTGGGCATCATTTCAGGGAGGTTGGTGTAGTTTAGTCAAATCCATACCATTAGCTCTCATTTCTAACTGTAATGGTTTGTTTGCTATGTGCACTAGATCTTTTTATTTAACGTTCACCCATTACTTTTCCTCCCAATCGTTTGATATTTTGTTCTGAATTCCATTTTGGGAAGACAAAACTGGACAGGACTTGAGCCATAATAGTAAGGCCTCAGGTTTGTTGAGGAACAGAGACCaaggtgtacaggtagatgaaaGTGGTGACATAGGTCAACTGGGTGataaagaaggcatttggcatgcttgTATTCATTGAGAAGATATTGAGTACAAGATACAGGACATCATGTTACAGATGTACAAGACATGGTAAGGCTGCATATGAAGTACTGTGAAGAGCGTTTTGTCTGTGTTGCCCAGCaatttgcttttcttttttgTACTTACTAACCCACATCAAGTCACATTAATCATACCAGTTCTCCATTTTGAAGGTGTGGTGGCAGTGCTTTTAAGAAAAGGGTTTAACCAAAAAGCCTATTTTGTATCAACTTCTACCACTTTGCCTTTGAATAGATTGACTAAACTTTGCTCTTTGTGGTCATTATAGTCAGAACTACAAACCTTGTTTCAAATCTATACTGAGAGTTGTCCTAAGGTCATGCAAGcaattctatctatctatctatctacctatctacctacctatctccctcccttccttccttcttttcttccttccttccttccttcctcatgGTGCAACAATGCCAAATCAGTAGAGTACATGTTCATTTCATATCATGGTCACCATGATTTCAGTATATCCTGTTCCTAAGGTTATATTAATGCTACGGCTTTATGGACTCAGATCAATCTTTGAGAAATGGTATTCACTGCTCAGAAAGGAATTGGATGGATTGAATTGATTTCCAAAGTTTcagtgcagattttctctttcctCAGATTCTGCCTAACCTACTTAGAGTTGCAgttgttttctgttttaacttcagatttccagtatctactgCTTATTAGGTTTTTCAAGATAGCATCAAGTATAATCTGCACTTTGTAAAATGCAacaatttatttaatttgttCAACTGAGCCGCAATCAATGCTTGGTGAGGAAGAATATTAGAATGAAACTATTCTGCTTTTATAGATAAAGATCAACAGAAAAGAGAGAGACTTAAGAAAGCAGTTCAAAAATATCAGAAGAAAATTGTGCACCTCCATCCATCACCTCAAGTGAACACCAGGTCTGTCTCACCATCAGCATGCAGAGTAAGTCCAATATCATGTCATTTGAATGTGTTTATTATGGTTTATACATGTGTCTGTGTATGTTTTCAgccttaagagaaaatctgcagatgctggaaatccaagcaacacacacagaatgctggaggaactcagccggtcagacagcatctatggaaaagagtaaacagtcgatatttcgggccgagacccttcagcaggactccaacttggcccaaaatgtcaactgtactcttttccatagatgctgtctggcttgctaaattcctccagcattttgtgtgtggagccGTTACCATTGTTGCTTTGTATCTTTCCAAATTACCACATTATTGATGCTTGGCTCAGATTACTCTGCACTTCGCAAAATGCAGTGATCCAGTATTTTCTTTCAGcttagaagaaaatgaaaatggcccTCCAATGCAAAGGATTGGTTACTCGCTAGATCCTGGTTACACTTTCAACAATCTCCAGGCTAACCTGAGAGCAGATAGATAAACTTTGAACTATATTCCCAAACTATCATTAATTTTCTCCTCTAACATTGCTtgactctgtccctctctcagctCATCTGCTTCTGAAAGCTGATTCATTTAATTTATTACCTCTACACAAAGCATTCTCAGCAGTACTCACGAGCTGTGGATATATAACATTTAGAAGAGTTTTGCAGTAACTGAGAGTCCTGAAAAAAGTCTTCAGCCGTCCTAGAGTTGACCCTAGATCATGTATTCCCTAtgtaatattaaataaaatactgaagaaaattctgcaggccaggcagcatctttggaaggaggaacaattaatgtttcagatctgaTGCTCTTGGTTTCTTTTTTGTGCCTTACATATTGTGAATATAATATAAATCACCATTTGTCTAGATCATTAAAATCTGTCTCGTTTTCATATCTGGCTCAGATTTGCCACAAGACAATACATTTTTTCCTGAAATTGATGTACTTTAACACATTTGATCAACCAACCAGAAGACATCCATCATTATCTATTTGCTTCCTCTTCACTCCCTTGCTCAGGAACATCTGCTGTATTTATCAACTCGGCGCCAGATGAGAACCATTAGGTCTTGTCAAATGAAGTAATTTATAGTCCATATCAAAGAATGCTGAATCTGAGTATTTTCCAATGTTATGTACACATAACTTTTATGTATACATTGGTAAAGAGAAATGCATGCACTGTTAATAACCCCAGGAGATAACAAACTTCTTTGAGGACAGTATTCACTAAATGATGTCAATGTTGTAATGTAGAGAAATATGGCGACCAATTTACAGCATGTACAGACAGGGTAAACAAAGATGCGATGATGCCCAGATAATTTGTTTCATCGGTTATGATTGTTCACAAAGGCACTATAGAATACTACCTTGCCCTTTAGAATAATACCATGAAATCTCTTTTTGTACTTGCCCAAAGCAAAACTTACTGGTTCATTCTTAAGATGGCATATCCAATACTGTTGTATCCCTTCAATCATCCATCATTCACCATAGTGAACAATTATACAAGATCAGTTTTGTCAATTCCCCttcacagtcataaaattggttgctaCATGTTGTCATAAAAGTTGAAGGGTAAAAATTTTTCAGTCCCATATACTATCTGTGGCTGTATGTAGAATATAATAAAGATAGAAGTATGAAAACTTATTTTTCTGGCAATGATCAGCCAGCTGCTTCATATCTGTTATCTCTGCTatgctatttccattttccaaactttccATTGCTGGCTATATCTTTGATCTGTAACAATCGCACAAACTTTTATATTTCTATAAAATCCCACCCTCAAAATTAACATTTTCTCCCAATTACATCCCTATCTTAAATCTTTCTTTCCTCTTGAATGTTCTGTAATGGCTATATATTTTGCATCTCACTCCTTGCtcccttttctagtctgtttacgTTTGATCCTCTGTGGATCTGTTTGTACTATACAATACCACTGACAATGATGATCCACAATGAGACCCTAAAAAATGTACACTTAGTGACCTCTTTATTGGGTGCTCCtcttgttatttgagttactgtcagcttgaaccagtctgaccactctgctctgacctcactcattaacTAGGCATTTTCAGCCGCAGAACTTCTGCTCCctgattttttttgtcttttgcacctttctctgtgaactctagagaatgatgtgtttgaaaattccaggagatctcTAGTTCCTGATATACTCAAACCAACTCATCTGTAACCAACAATCAGTCCACGGTCAaaattacttagatcacatttcttcaccatgtCTGTGTACTTTTATGTACTGACTTGCTGCCATATGACTAGCTAATTAGGTATttttattaatgagcaggtatagctAATTAAATGTCCTCTAAGTGTAGACTGTCTCCCATATCTTGGTAGCCAGTTAtaatttaaggcagacattgataatGAAATTAATTCAGTGCAGTAGCTCAAGCTTTGGCCATTCAGAAATAGAGTATTTGAAAATCAAGTCTTCAAACTCAACTCCACATACACGGCCTCTCAGAGAGTAGTGCTCATGATATGCCTGAAACTTCCAAGTCGCAGACCTCAAAGCACAGGAGAGATACAGCCAAAAGGCTGTAACATTCAGCTGACTGAATTGTTCACAGGACTGACACCAGGCTCTGAAACATACAGTCACTCACCATGACTAAACAGATTACCAGGTGGACAGAGGAAAACTAACAAAGAGTCTTCAAAGTTTCTCTTTGTGAAAATGTAACATACCTGGCTTATGACTGCTCAAAATGTCAAtgctagaacatagaaatctatagcacattacaggcccttcatattgtgccgactatgtaacctactctagaaacaacctagaatttccctaccacagagccctctgtttttctaagctccatgtgttaagagtcccttaaaagaccttattgtatccgcctccaccgctgttgctggcaatgcattccacacacccaccactctctgtgtgggaaaacctacccctgacatcctctctgtacctacttccaaacaccttaaaactgtgcccccttgcGTTAGCCACTTTTGCCCTGGGGAAAACAAAGCCACTGGctttccacacgatcaatgcctctcaccatcttatacacttctatcaggtcacctctcacttcaaggagaaaatgccaagttCACTCCACCTATTCACATGATTCTCAtgattctccaatccaggcaacatccttgtaaatctcctttgcactctgtctatactatccacatccttcctgtagtgaagagAGAAGAACTGAgtgcagtactccaaatggggtctaactaaggtcttgtataCCTTTAAAATTACCtcacaactcttgaactcaatcacattgtTGATGAAGACCATCACACGATACACCTtcataacaacactgtcaacctgcgcagcagctttgagtatccaatggacatggaccccaagatctcgctgatcctccacattgccaagagtcttgccattaatattatattctgtcttcaaatttgaaatgaaccacttcacacttatctgtgttgaactcaatctgccacttctcagccccagttctgcatcctatcgcaAACTCTGTTGTCAACACCACCTGCAtcagaaaatggaaaaggaaatgtgattgtgtatgatcttGAAATTGAACTTAACATGCCAACGTGGCTTAGGGTGACAatcttttgtgtgcagtttaaattcctttgtgcactagtagcaaaagatgtatgCTCGCACAGCTTACAGGAAATACTGCTCCTGTCCTGTGTAAAGAACACAACCTGACCAACCTCTGGCAGAGTAAATGGATCTCGCATTGATATATCAGCCATCTCAGAACCTGCAGAACTGCAATGAGAGCAAGTTATTCTCAATCCTAAGAGATGAAATCTAATGTTAGAGGACAGATCATTGAGGGCAAATGTACTCTTTTCTGCAGCCACAAGCAAGAGTCCCAAAGACTGTTTACTGCTTAGGGCCAGGGTTAAGCTGGACAGGGACTTACTGCCATGCTGTATATTAGTCAATGACTTGGGTAAGTCGAAGATGTAAAAGTACGAGCAACTGCAGTCTAGGTTTAAAAAGCTGTGTCACAAAACTAATAACGTGTGTTGCTATGTGGATTGTTACTTTTGTGATACAACATTTTGAACTTTAGATTGCAGTTGCTCATGGTTTCACAGCAGAAGTACCTGTAAAAGTATAAGCAACTGGCCCATGTGAATAAGGTTATTCAGATCAACATTGAATAATTAATTGCCTCATAGGTTGGTAAGGAAGAAGTGGGATTCACATAATTTCATGACACATTAGCAGCAGACTGGGAACAGATCACTGAATCAGGCAGAAACCAGTGCCTGAGCTAATTGAATAATTGGCATAATAAATAAGGCTTTTACCAAGTAATGGGAAGGACAGTTCTGGATTAGGGAATTTAGAAAGTTGAAGTGACAAGGCAAGGTAATAGtgcaatgtttttaaaaaatgagtcGTAATAACCACACATTTCAGAAGGAACAGAACATGTTAATTTAACAGTATATCATAATGTAGAGTCAAATCTAGAAGAaatggtttaaaggcaaaactgaGGATTCTTTCTGGATACATACAGCATGTATAATTTTATGAACTAATAACAGTTACAGAGATGTAGGAAGAAAATAAATATTCCTATTTTGTTTAAAGACAGTCAAATTGTAAAGGAGGAGAAATAGCCCGGATAATGGGAAATAGGCTAAAAGCATGAGAGAGGGAGGATCTCCATTCAGAAAATTAaaagggaaaatcagtttggGAGGAGCTAAGAAACAAaaactggcaaaaaaaaaaatgatgtGTGTTGTCCCGAAGCCCCAAAATATTAGtggaaaggtggggagaggaaaaatttttttaaaagcaaATGCACTTGTTACAATGGTAATGCAGTAATCAGAGGATATTAATGTGCCTTAAAAGGATTTTAAACAAAGCATTTGAAAAACTTACTGAAACATAGTGAGCTTCTTGGTAATGTTTATTTAAAATGTTGCTTAGATTAAGTGTTTTCTCCTCTAATTTATttccatttgtttttctttggtcagattccttctgcaaaaGAATTGACTTCAATGAAAATAACTAAATGCAATCCAGAAAAACTTACAAGTATCTTCCATAATAACTTGTTGTCAGAACAAATTAACACACAGGAAATAAATTTCTCAAATGTATTTCCTTCAAAAATCTCCAAGCTAGTTTCTCCTGTTAATGCACAGCCAAAAGAACCCATTGAAGGTGTTATCACTTATGGTTCATCACTTCCTGTAGGCATGAATAATTTTGGAAGATTTGTAATTCCTTGCAACCAGTCAGTTGAATTCAACAACAGATACTTGATGAACAGATCTTTCCAGGACCCTCAGAAGAAAACTTTCAGTGGAGACATTCTTATTAAGCATTCCAATTGTTTTACAGAAGAAAATCAGTGttttactccaagaatcttgaagAAAACTGCAAAGTCATTTCTTTCAAAATATCgatattacacagcacccaaaaAGAGGCAAGTTTATCAAAATATGACTACTTGAGCACTACTAAAGGTGGCATTGAGAGCTGCTTTAACTTTTCAGATGGTATAAAGGAATCTGAAACTAATCTACTGAATGTACAGTTTCTAAAGCATTCCCTTAGGCATGCAAACTGCCCACCGCAATCAAAGGCATGACGTGAGCTAAACCTTGAATAATACTTAAATCTCAGTCAGCAAGAAATAATAAATtggcttaattatttttttaaatttgaatttGTGTAGATGTTTGTATCTGTATCATCATTAATAATGGTGGAGTAACCTACCACAGGATATCCATTGTCAGCCTGCCACTGCTATCACTCAGAGATACTTATGTTATCAGTCAGCTTCTGGGGTTTTGTCTGTGGTGCTTCACTGCATCCAAAAATGTTTGAAGCATCAGGGGATGACACAGGTGATGCACGTttggaataattctgtgtgtcctCAGATAGAGGAAAAGAAGATTTGAAGACAGTGAACACTTTCGGCAAGTATTTTGGGGTGATTTCATTGACTTGCCCTTCTGTAAAGCAGTTAAGTGAATTTATTTCACTGATGCCTTTCCCAATAAGGGTAATTTTATGTAAAACATGTAGGAATCCTTAAAACAGCAGACTCTTCAGTTCAGTAACAAGAAGCCTTCCAAATTTCTTGACATGTTATGTCTTAAAATAGTAATTGTGTCTCATAAACAGTGGAGGGTATCCCACTTTTATATAAATTGTTCCTGGAATATGACCTCAAATTAAGGCTAGGGTTGGCCAGTAGAGTAAGTCAGGGTCAGGGTAGGATGATGAAGCCAAGTTGAAACCAGGAAAAATTAACAGGATCAATCTTGGCAGCACTGGACAGCTCATTCGGCCAATGTTATTCTTGATACAAACTGATAATAAATGCCCTTTTGTTGTGTATCTTCCATATCTTCAAATTCCCTTCTGATCacatctatctaaaagcctcatactcttttttttttaaactacctGCTTCCACTGCTATCCCTGGTAATCCATTCCAGACACCTCAACTTTGTATAAAGTTTACACTGTAAACaaaaaacttgcccttcacatCATCTTTAAATTCCCTCATCTACCCACCCCCCATCTTAAAAGCATGTCCTCGGGTTTTTGTATTaataccctggggaaaagattccatttaccctatctgtgcctctcctTATATAAAAAGCCTcgatcaggtctcctctcagctcCCAACACTCTTGggagaacaacccaagtttgctCAGCCTTTCCTTATAGCCTCTAACCCAGGCAAACCTCTTTCCACAAACTCCACATTCCTCCTATAATCTGCAACCAGGACTGCACGCAGTACTCTGTGGTCTGActaaagttttatatagctgcagcatgacATCCTTGTTCTTGTAGTCAACATCCATACCAATAAGGTAAGCTTGCcatacttttttttaatcatcttatacacttcagtGAACTATAAACTTGAACCGCAAGATATCTCTTTTCCTCAAAGCTGTTAAGAATCTACCATTAGCTGTATACATTTTCCTTTCACTAGACCTCCTAAAGTGCAGTAACTCACACTTGCCCAGATCAAGCATCATCTGCCTCTTCCTATCTATAATTGTTCTATATCCCACTTGCATTCTTTGATAGCCCTTTGCACTGCTCTACAACTCCATCAGTCTTGGcttcatcagtaaacttactaatcTGCCCATCTATCTGATAATGATATATATCACAAGCAACACCAAACCTTGGAGAACACCATTGGTCACATCACAGACTTCTAGTTCTATTCTCTGTTTTCTATGAGCAAGCAATTACCAAATACAATCTTGCCATTCACCCTGGATGTcatacatcttaatcttctgaaaCAACTTGCCAtgagggactttatcaaatgccataacatccactgcctttatGTCATAACATCAAGCTCCTTTCTTTTCTCAAAAATTCTATCAAGTTTATAAGGCATGACTTACCctgcacaaagctgtgctgattgCCACTGAGTAGGCCATACCTTTCCAAATGCATATAAATCATAACCTTCAAGATCCTCTCCAGTAGCTTGTCTACCACTGCCATGAGGCTCACTAGCTTATAGTTACATGATTATTCCTATTTACTTCTTGAATAAAGGCATAACATTTGCTATTCCCCAGTCCTCCAAGAACTCGCGTCTTGCTAGTGAAGATACAAAGATCTTTGTCAAAGCCCCTGCAATATTCTCATGGCCAGATCAGAGCTACAAAAGACCAGTGAGGTGAACTCAAGACCAGAGAAGGCTATTGCGATAAATAAGGGCAGGAAAATGGTAGTGAGGCATCATGGCCAGCAAAGGCTTTTGGGCTAGATCAAGGGCCTAGGAAGACTGATAGGGCAGGTTGTTTCTAGGGAAGACAAGGGTGAGTGCCAgagtcaagaaattaaataaaaCAAGTCAAGGTCCAGTAGGGCCCTGATGGAGCCTGCGAAGTCTAATGAGGCAAAAACAGGACCAGGGAAGGCTCATGTGATCAGATCATGGCTAAGGAAGCTTTGTGGATGATGTCAAAGGAAGgaaacacaagtttaaaaaaaagacagggTGAAAGAAATTTAGTGATCCTATGTTTGGGACTGGGGAAGACCTGTGGCCAGGTCATCAGTTTATCACATTGCTAGTACTGGAGCAAAGCTTCAAGAATTTTTGTTCTAATATGCTAATTTGAAAATCCTTCTTTTCAATTACTCAAGTTTTGCTCCACAGGTTAACAAATATACCTGTTGTTCAGGTAAATCTggatgcagatgataccaagcaGTATCCAATACAGGTACTGGCATTCTAATTCTAATTGTTGCATGATTGTAAAATGCATTCTTAGTTGCATATACTCGATATACTCAATTTCCAAAATTTGGTATTATTGAAGCCAATGAAACCTACAGAATTTATGTGTATAATGTCCACATAGCATCAAATTGTACGTTT from Hemitrygon akajei chromosome 7, sHemAka1.3, whole genome shotgun sequence encodes the following:
- the LOC140730440 gene encoding spermatogenesis-associated protein 7 homolog isoform X1; its protein translation is MKSTKKGIQLAIIPKYSLMGPFKGHMCTKSSPLCLGSSCKLSTQFIIQDHMAIHYNNLLSTKAAVDTSMPKTLSTSIKYKDQQKRERLKKAVQKYQKKIVHLHPSPQVNTRSVSPSACRIPSAKELTSMKITKCNPEKLTSIFHNNLLSEQINTQEINFSNVFPSKISKLVSPVNAQPKEPIEGVITYGSSLPVGMNNFGRFVIPCNQSVEFNNRYLMNRSFQDPQKKTFSGDILIKHSNCFTEENQCFTPRILKKTAKSFLSKYRYYTAPKKRLTNIPVVQVNLDADDTKQYPIQELRSTRLTKKTQNIYSANSRLAWDNELKYLQFLKDVTDDILFRGYHSNKILESVFQKHIERNKHYLNEDKLKNILQNLRDELQTDPIISSSE
- the LOC140730440 gene encoding spermatogenesis-associated protein 7 homolog isoform X2, which codes for MKSTKKGIQLAIIPKYSLMGPFKGHMCTKSSPLCLGSSCKLSTQFIIQDHMAIHYNNLLSTKAAVDTSMPKTLSTSIKYKDQQKRERLKKAVQKYQKKIVHLHPSPQVNTRSVSPSACRIPSAKELTSMKITKCNPEKLTSIFHNNLLSEQINTQEINFSNVFPSKISKLVSPVNAQPKEPIEGVITYGSSLPVGMNNFGRFVIPCNQSVEFNNRYLMNRSFQDPQKKTFSGDILIKHSNCFTEENQCFTPRILKKTAKSFLSKYRYYTAPKKRLTNIPVVQVNLDADDTKQYPIQELRSTRLTKKTQNIYSANSRLAWDNELKYLQFLKDVTDDILFRGYHSNKILESVFQKHIERNKHYLNEKGLEIWSGLIRG
- the LOC140730440 gene encoding spermatogenesis-associated protein 7 homolog isoform X3 — encoded protein: MKSTKKGIQLAIIPKYSLMGPFKGHMCTKSSPLCLGSSCKLSTQFIIQDHMAIHYNNLLSTKDKDQQKRERLKKAVQKYQKKIVHLHPSPQVNTRSVSPSACRIPSAKELTSMKITKCNPEKLTSIFHNNLLSEQINTQEINFSNVFPSKISKLVSPVNAQPKEPIEGVITYGSSLPVGMNNFGRFVIPCNQSVEFNNRYLMNRSFQDPQKKTFSGDILIKHSNCFTEENQCFTPRILKKTAKSFLSKYRYYTAPKKRLTNIPVVQVNLDADDTKQYPIQELRSTRLTKKTQNIYSANSRLAWDNELKYLQFLKDVTDDILFRGYHSNKILESVFQKHIERNKHYLNEDKLKNILQNLRDELQTDPIISSSE